Genomic DNA from Peribacillus simplex NBRC 15720 = DSM 1321:
TGTTAAAGATCATTACAGTTCTGCACATGATATGTCGATCATGGCGAAGGAATTATTGAAATACGATACGATTACAAGGTTCACGGGTACATATGAAGATTATCTCCGTGAAAATACCGAAAAGAAATTCTGGCTTGTCAATACGAACAGATTGGTGAAATTTTATCCTGGGGTCGATGGACTGAAGACAGGATTCACAAATGAAGCGAAGTATTGTTTGACAGCGACTGCTAAAAAAGGGAATATGCGTGTCATTGCCGTCGTTTTCGGAGCTGTTTCTCCAAAGGAACGAAACGCTCAGGTCACCAAGATGCTGGATTATGCATTTTCACAATACATCACATACCCTATTTATAAACGCGGCGAGGTGTTAGGTGAAGCTAAGTTAAGTAAAGGCGAAAAGAAATCCGTGGTGGGAGTGACGAGTGAACCTATTTCAGTTTTGACAGCCAAAAACGGAACGGCAAAGGACTTTACAAAAAAAATCACGCTTGATAAAGATTTGGATGCCCCGATTAAAAAAGGTGATGAAATTGGGACGCTTGAATTGAAGAAAAATGGTAAGGTGTATGTCGAATCTCCGATTGTTGCGAAGGAAACTGTTGAAAATGCCAGCTGGTGGCAATTGTATAAACGGGCTTTCGGCATGTTTACCCAGGCGAAATAGAATAAATTGTCGCAATGCCTGTTAATCGTACTAATTTAGGCGAAACTCCACTAGTTTTGCTAGTAAGGAGGAATCGGCAGGTGAAAAAGAGAATTTGACTCTTTATAAGACAGTGAAGGAGGCTGTATATAATGAGTCTTACGATTAATATGGAGGCGAAAAATCGCGTATTGTGCATTCGTCTCAAAGGTGATTTAGATCATCATACAGCAGAAAAATTGAAAAACCAGGCAGAGGCAGCCATTCAAAAGCATAATATCAAGCATATTATCCTTAACATGGAAGAATTGGATTTTATGGACAGTTCAGGACTCGGAGTTATTCTAGGGCGCTATAAGCAGGTAAACAAAAAGCAAGGTGAAATGGTGGTCTGTGCAATTTCTCCAGCAGTAAAGCGGTTATTTGAGATGTCAGGGTTGTTTAAAATTGTTAAAATGGAACTATCCGAAAAAAACGCTTTGCAAAGACTGGGGGTTGCCTAAGATGAAAAATAAAATGGAAACGAAATTTTCTGCACTTAGCCAAAATGAATCTTTTGCCAGGGTAACTGTTGCGGCTTTCATCGCCCAACTGGACCCGACGATGGATGAATTGACAGAGATCAAGACTGTCGTGTCGGAAGCCGTTACAAATTCGATTATCCATGGGTATGAGAGTGATCCGGAAGGTTGGGTCTACATTTCAGTGGTCATCGAAGGAGATACTGTGGAATTGACCATCCGGGATGAAGGACTGGGCATTGAAGATGTCGAGGAGGCTAAACAGCCGTTATTTACGACAAAACCCGAACTTGAACGTTCCGGTATGGGATTCACCATCATGGAAAACTTCATGGATGAAATCAATATAATTTCCCATAAGGGCGAAGGCACGATCATTCGATTAAAAAAGCACTTAACTACAAGCAGAGCTTTGTGCAATTAAGGGAGACTTGCATATGGATGTGGAGGTTAAAAACGAGAAGAGCAAGAAAGGCCAGCCCCATTTAAAAGATGAGGAATTGCGGAATTTAATCCAACGCAGCCAGAGCGGTGACCAAGATGCGAGGAATCTGATTGTAAATAGCAATCTGAGGCTTGTATGGTCAGTCGTGCAAAGATTCCTCAATCGAGGTTACGAACCGGATGACCTTTATCAAATAGGCTGTATTGGTCTGTTGAAGTCCGTGGATAAATTTGACTTATCGTTTGAAGTGAAATTCTCAACGTATGCTGTGCCTATGATTATTGGTGAAATCCAACGTTTTATCCGTGATGACGGAACGGTTAAAGTGAGCCGGTCATTAAAGGAAATGGCGAATAAAATTCGCAGGGCCAAAGAGGAACTTTCAAAGACGTATGGCCGTGTTCCGACTGTCAATGAATTGGCGGAACACCTTGAGCTGTCGCCAGAGGAAATCATCATGGCCCAAGAAGCTAGCAGGAGCCCTTCATCCATCCATGAAACGGTTTACGAAAATGATGGAGATCCGATTACTCTTCTTGACCAGATTGCCGACCATAATGAAACATCCTGGTTCGATCAAATCGCTTTGAAAGAAGCCATACATGAATTGAATGAACGTGAAAGGCTGATTGTTTTCCTGAGGTATTATAAAGATCAGACGCAATCAGAAGTGGCGGCAAGGCTTGGTATTTCCCAAGTCCAGGTGTCAAGGCTGGAAAAGAAGATTCTTCAGCAAATGAAAAACCACATGAATCAGTGATTCATGTGGTTTTTTTATTGACCTGAAAATAAATCTTGATTTTAGGAAAAAGTAAAAGTGATTCCTTATCAGGTAGGATGAAAATATGAGTGGGGATCGAATTTTTTAGTTGAATTTAGGATTAAAAACGAATATTATAGTAAAGGTCGCGTTTCTCATTCGTTTTTTATCTTTCTTTCAACGAATAATGATCACGAAAAGCGTCGATGCAGTACAATTTTAGGACACCTTGCCTTTTCGTGCAAACGGTTGTCGGTGTTTCCTTTAGATCTGGAGGTCTAAAAAATGTTTATGGAAAAGTTTTTCTCCCTGAAAGAAAATGGGACGGATGTCCGTACAGAAGTCATGGCGGGTGTTACGACATTTTTAACTATGGTTTATATCCTTATTGTGAATCCGGCTTTATTGTCTTCAATCGGAATTCCATTTGAACAAGTTTTCATGGCAACGGTCATATCAGCGGTGATTGGTACCCTTATCATGGGGCTCGTTGCAAAATACCCGATTGCGATAGCACCAGGTATGGGTTTGAATGCTTATTTTGCCAGCGTGGTGGGGGCACAGGGCCTCTCATACCAGACTGTATTCGGTACGGTTTTCATTGCTGGTTTGCTATTTCTATTAATTAGCGTGACAAGCTTGCGTAAAATGATAATTGATGCGATTCCTAACTCATTAAAATATGGCATCACATCCGGAATTGGTTTATTCATTGCGTTTATCGGATTGAAAAATGCTGGAATCGTAGTGCCTAATGAATCAACGATGGTGACGCTTGGCGATTTGCATCAGCCTGGAACCGTTTTAGCGTTAGCAGGCTTATTCATTACCTTGATTTTTATGGCCCGTAATATTAAAGGGGCAATTTTCATTGGTATGATCATTACGGCAATCATTGGCTACTTTATCGGTTTGCTCAACTTCGATGGGGTCTTATCTGTACCTCCAACACCGGTATTTTTCGATATCGATATTGCTGGGGTCTTCACGAATTCTTTATATTCAATTGTTTTCGCCTTTTTACTTGTGACGATCTTTGATACGACAGGAACCTTGATTGGCGTGACGGAACAGGCAGGACTAACGAAAGATGGGAAAATCCCTCGTGCCAAGAAAGCCTTTTTAGGTGATGCGATTGCGACGACAGTCGGCTCGATGTTTGGTACAAGCCCTTCAACGGCCTATGTTGAATCGAGCACGGGAGTGGCCGCAGGCGGACGTACGGGATTAACCGCTACTGTCGTGGCAATCTTGTTTGCTGCATCGATTTTCTTTTCTCCATTAATATCGGCAATTTCTTCAGTTCAAGCAATTACAGCTCCGGTTTTAATCATCGTAGGATGTTTCATGATGGAAGGACTGGCTAAAGTCAATTGGAAAATTTTTGATGAAGCTTTTCCGGCATTTGCGATCATTTTAACGATGCCGCTTACTTCAAGTATATCTACAGGGATTGCAATTGGGTTCATTACATATCCCCTTATGAAGGTATTCAGTGGAAAAGGAAAATCGGTACATCCGCTCATTTATATTTTTGGATTGATATTTTTGGTTCAGCTGATTTTCTTCCCCACTCATTAATGTATGAATGTAAATCAAAAAGACATGCTGTCATTGCAGCGTGTCTTTTTTTGTTTTCAATTTAGTAATATTTGGACATGGTTCACTTTCTGCATTTTCAATCAGTTTCCAATCCATACTACTAGCATAAGGAAATAAAAGGTCGGGATGTGATGATAGTGGCAGTTGTATATATCAGGATGAGGAACCGTGTACAAGTAAAGGGAAATCAAACGGTGAGGATAAAAGATATTGCAAGGATAATCGGACCTGAAGAAGTGATTACCATAATTGAAGAAATCATATTATTAACGGTCAAGAAGGAAGATAGGAATATTATTGTCATTGATTTGGCTCAAGTTATCATGGCCATCCGCAAAATGGATCAGAATATTGAAGTGGAGACATTCGGGCCCTCCCAAACGATCATCGAAATCATCCTCTCGAAAAAGAAAATGTCATACCTGACATTCGCCTTAGTTTGGTTTTTGTTATTTGTCGGCGGCGGGATGACGATCATGAATTTTCATGTGGATGTCAGCATGGGGGAAGTGCATCAAAAAATCTTTACTATAATAACGGGAAAAGTGGAAGATAAGCCGTTATTGATCCAAATCCCATACAGCTTCGGTCTTGGTATAGGCATGATTCTATTTTTTAATCACTTCTTTAAAAAACGCTTCAATGAGGAACCTAGTCCGCTCGAGGTTGAAATGTTCAACTATCAGCAGGATTTGGACAGTTATGTAATCATGAATGAAAATAAGGAGAACGTGCGCCGCCTTGATGACCGGTAAAATCATCTTCGGAATCTTTGTCGGTTTAGCCGGGGGTTTTGCGACAGGTGCTGGTTTTGTAGCGTTTTTAACTGTACTTGGGGTGATTCCGAGACTGACTCAACTGACAAAAACAATGAAAATGATACATTACTACGAAGGCGCTATCATTGCCGGCGTTGTCGCAGGAACATGGTTCGGATTACAGGAAACGGAATTTTCCCTCCCGCATTTTTTATTAATTCCGATCGGTTTGGCTGACGGGATCTTTAATGGGATGCTTGCTGCTGCCTTAACTGAAGTCCTGAATGTATTTCCGGTTCTGTCAAAGCGAATCGGAATTCAAGAGAAAATCATTTATCTGTTAATGGCACTCGTATTGGGAAAAATAGCCGGATCATTATTCCAATGGATTTATTTTGTCGATTTATAAGTTTATGAGGTAACTATTCCTGATGATGAAAGGTAGGCCCAAGATGGTGACCAAAAGAAAAGTGATATTGATTACGGATGGAGATGAGTATGCGAAACGGGCTGTCGAGCATGTAGCCAAGGAAATTGGGGGAAGATGTATCTCCATGTCCCAGGGTAATCCATCACGATATACGGGCTTGGAGCTAGTTGAATTAATAAAAAAGGCGAAGTATGATCCTGTATTGGTCATGTTTGATGATAGCGGTTTTATTGGTGAAGGATCCGGCGAACAGGCAATGAAGGTAGTTACCGGTCACCCTGATATTAATGTCCTTGGAGTGATAGCGGTCGCTTCAAAGACTAGAAGGGAAGAATGGACCAAGGTGGATATCTGTATTGACCGTGATGGCAATTTGACACCGAACGGGGTTGATAAATACGGCGCCGAGGAATTTGAACTGGGCAAGATTACAGGAGATACGGTGTATTGCATCGATCAATTGCATGTTCCCATAGTAGTGGGGATAGGGGATATCGGAAAAATGTCCCATCAGGACGATTTTAAAAGAGGAGCACCAATAACGAAGCTAGCGGTGGAAATCATATTGGAAAGGAGTGGTCATGATGACTTCAGAAAAACCTGAAAACATGAAACCGATTCCGAGTAGGGTAGCGGAAGTTGACGCGTACATGAAAGAGAAAGTAGGTCTGGGCGTCAGCTTCGACTTAGGGGTAAGAAGGATAAAGGTCCTTAGAAAAGATGTGCATCTTTACTATATAAACGGGTTGACGGATACAGAGTTCATCATGGAAATCCTCGAATCTCTTATTCATAACAAAAATGCTGAAATCTTGACTACTAAAGTTTTTGATGCAGTCAAAGATTTGCTCGTACACCAATCCGTTGAAGA
This window encodes:
- a CDS encoding D-alanyl-D-alanine carboxypeptidase family protein; the encoded protein is MKRILSLFLTVLVAMGFSIPHTKAAEEKGVELAANAKSAILIERDTGTVLYDKNADVRLSPASMTKIMTMLLIMEAIDKGELSMKEKIRTSEYAASMGGSQIFLEPGEEMTTEQMLKGISIGSANDASVAMAERLEGSEEEFVRKMNKKAKDLGLKNTKFQNATGLPVKDHYSSAHDMSIMAKELLKYDTITRFTGTYEDYLRENTEKKFWLVNTNRLVKFYPGVDGLKTGFTNEAKYCLTATAKKGNMRVIAVVFGAVSPKERNAQVTKMLDYAFSQYITYPIYKRGEVLGEAKLSKGEKKSVVGVTSEPISVLTAKNGTAKDFTKKITLDKDLDAPIKKGDEIGTLELKKNGKVYVESPIVAKETVENASWWQLYKRAFGMFTQAK
- a CDS encoding stage V sporulation protein AB; translation: MTGKIIFGIFVGLAGGFATGAGFVAFLTVLGVIPRLTQLTKTMKMIHYYEGAIIAGVVAGTWFGLQETEFSLPHFLLIPIGLADGIFNGMLAAALTEVLNVFPVLSKRIGIQEKIIYLLMALVLGKIAGSLFQWIYFVDL
- a CDS encoding NCS2 family permease, coding for MEKFFSLKENGTDVRTEVMAGVTTFLTMVYILIVNPALLSSIGIPFEQVFMATVISAVIGTLIMGLVAKYPIAIAPGMGLNAYFASVVGAQGLSYQTVFGTVFIAGLLFLLISVTSLRKMIIDAIPNSLKYGITSGIGLFIAFIGLKNAGIVVPNESTMVTLGDLHQPGTVLALAGLFITLIFMARNIKGAIFIGMIITAIIGYFIGLLNFDGVLSVPPTPVFFDIDIAGVFTNSLYSIVFAFLLVTIFDTTGTLIGVTEQAGLTKDGKIPRAKKAFLGDAIATTVGSMFGTSPSTAYVESSTGVAAGGRTGLTATVVAILFAASIFFSPLISAISSVQAITAPVLIIVGCFMMEGLAKVNWKIFDEAFPAFAIILTMPLTSSISTGIAIGFITYPLMKVFSGKGKSVHPLIYIFGLIFLVQLIFFPTH
- a CDS encoding stage V sporulation protein AA, giving the protein MVAVVYIRMRNRVQVKGNQTVRIKDIARIIGPEEVITIIEEIILLTVKKEDRNIIVIDLAQVIMAIRKMDQNIEVETFGPSQTIIEIILSKKKMSYLTFALVWFLLFVGGGMTIMNFHVDVSMGEVHQKIFTIITGKVEDKPLLIQIPYSFGLGIGMILFFNHFFKKRFNEEPSPLEVEMFNYQQDLDSYVIMNENKENVRRLDDR
- the spoIIAA gene encoding anti-sigma F factor antagonist, with protein sequence MSLTINMEAKNRVLCIRLKGDLDHHTAEKLKNQAEAAIQKHNIKHIILNMEELDFMDSSGLGVILGRYKQVNKKQGEMVVCAISPAVKRLFEMSGLFKIVKMELSEKNALQRLGVA
- the spoIIAB gene encoding anti-sigma F factor; translated protein: MKNKMETKFSALSQNESFARVTVAAFIAQLDPTMDELTEIKTVVSEAVTNSIIHGYESDPEGWVYISVVIEGDTVELTIRDEGLGIEDVEEAKQPLFTTKPELERSGMGFTIMENFMDEINIISHKGEGTIIRLKKHLTTSRALCN
- the sigF gene encoding RNA polymerase sporulation sigma factor SigF; the encoded protein is MDVEVKNEKSKKGQPHLKDEELRNLIQRSQSGDQDARNLIVNSNLRLVWSVVQRFLNRGYEPDDLYQIGCIGLLKSVDKFDLSFEVKFSTYAVPMIIGEIQRFIRDDGTVKVSRSLKEMANKIRRAKEELSKTYGRVPTVNELAEHLELSPEEIIMAQEASRSPSSIHETVYENDGDPITLLDQIADHNETSWFDQIALKEAIHELNERERLIVFLRYYKDQTQSEVAARLGISQVQVSRLEKKILQQMKNHMNQ
- a CDS encoding stage V sporulation protein AE encodes the protein MVTKRKVILITDGDEYAKRAVEHVAKEIGGRCISMSQGNPSRYTGLELVELIKKAKYDPVLVMFDDSGFIGEGSGEQAMKVVTGHPDINVLGVIAVASKTRREEWTKVDICIDRDGNLTPNGVDKYGAEEFELGKITGDTVYCIDQLHVPIVVGIGDIGKMSHQDDFKRGAPITKLAVEIILERSGHDDFRKT